Proteins from a genomic interval of Pseudomonas sp. RC10:
- a CDS encoding DUF1329 domain-containing protein yields the protein MKITKGLLHVGVLGLSLLATGVMAAVSADEAAKLGTTLTPMGAEKAGNAAGTIPAWTPMATNAGAVDDKGFLANPYANEKPLFTITAQNVDQYKDKLAPGQYAMFKRYPDTFKMPVYPSHRGATVPADVFASIKKNATNTKLVGGGNGLENFETAVPFPIPKDGLEVIWNHITRYRGGSVSRLVTQATPQTNGSFNPVYFHDEFVFRDKMKDYDPKNPGNILFYFKQEVTAPARLAGTVLLVHETLDQVKEPRAAWVYNAGQRRVRRAPQVSYDGPGTAADGLRTSDNLDMYNGAPDRYDWKLIGKQELYIASDSYKLDDPKLKYADIIKAGHINQDLARYELRRVWHVTATLKEGQRHIYAKRDFFIDEDTWQAAVIDHYDGRGQLWRVAEAHAENYYDKQVPWYALEALYDLQSGRYLALGMKNEEKKAYDFGFTATISDFQPNALRQEGVR from the coding sequence ATGAAAATCACGAAGGGGCTGCTGCACGTCGGCGTATTGGGTCTGTCATTGCTGGCGACCGGGGTGATGGCAGCGGTGTCCGCAGACGAGGCGGCCAAGCTGGGCACGACGCTGACGCCGATGGGCGCCGAGAAGGCCGGCAACGCCGCCGGTACCATTCCGGCGTGGACCCCGATGGCGACCAATGCGGGCGCGGTGGATGACAAAGGCTTCCTGGCCAACCCGTATGCCAATGAAAAACCGCTGTTCACCATCACCGCGCAGAACGTCGATCAGTACAAGGACAAGCTCGCACCGGGTCAGTACGCGATGTTCAAACGGTACCCGGACACCTTCAAAATGCCGGTTTATCCGTCGCATCGTGGCGCGACCGTGCCCGCCGATGTCTTTGCGTCCATAAAGAAAAACGCCACCAACACCAAGCTGGTCGGTGGCGGCAACGGTCTGGAAAACTTCGAAACCGCCGTGCCGTTCCCGATTCCCAAAGATGGCCTGGAAGTGATCTGGAACCACATCACCCGCTATCGCGGCGGCAGCGTGTCGCGTCTGGTGACCCAAGCCACGCCACAAACCAACGGCTCGTTCAACCCGGTGTATTTCCACGACGAGTTCGTCTTCCGCGACAAGATGAAGGACTACGATCCGAAGAACCCGGGCAACATCCTGTTCTACTTCAAGCAAGAAGTGACCGCCCCGGCACGTCTGGCTGGCACTGTGCTGCTGGTGCACGAAACCCTCGACCAAGTGAAAGAGCCGCGTGCAGCGTGGGTTTACAACGCCGGTCAGCGCCGCGTGCGTCGTGCGCCGCAAGTGTCCTATGACGGTCCAGGTACCGCCGCCGACGGTCTGCGCACCTCCGACAACCTCGACATGTACAACGGTGCACCGGATCGCTACGACTGGAAACTGATCGGTAAACAAGAGCTGTACATCGCCTCCGACAGCTACAAGCTTGACGATCCGAAGCTCAAGTACGCCGACATCATCAAGGCAGGCCACATCAATCAGGACCTGGCGCGCTACGAGCTGCGTCGCGTCTGGCACGTGACCGCCACCCTGAAAGAAGGCCAGCGCCACATCTACGCCAAGCGTGACTTCTTCATCGACGAAGACACCTGGCAAGCCGCTGTCATCGACCACTACGACGGTCGCGGCCAACTGTGGCGTGTCGCTGAAGCCCATGCCGAGAACTACTACGACAAGCAAGTGCCGTGGTACGCCCTCGAAGCCCTCTACGACCTCCAGTCCGGCCGCTACCTGGCGCTGGGCATGAAGAACGAAGAGAAAAAGGCCTACGACTTCGGCTTCACTGCCACCATCAGCGACTTCCAGCCTAACGCGCTGCGTCAGGAAGGCGTGCGCTGA
- a CDS encoding IS110 family transposase — MSAFVGIDIAKNSFDIATPLDNGKFRTKARLANNPKGYQVLLDWLTTHSEPHAWVVMEATSVYHQGVADCLHAHGYRVCIVNPAILHQYGKDELRRVKTDKADAKLIARYAQDKHTRLREWVPEPAPRRRLRALVRRLEDLQEIQQMESNRLDVAEDKVKASIESVISHVKQQIDETRKAIKDNIDDDPDLRQKRDLIVTIDGLGDTTAALILAELGDPLDYKGPKSIVAFAGLDPRCASSGESVGPTHISKTGSKRLRAGLYMPGMAGLKHNAVLRELKTRMRANGKAPKEIICAAMRKLLHLVYGVLKSGKPFDAEIALAR; from the coding sequence ATGTCTGCTTTTGTTGGCATCGATATCGCCAAAAACTCATTTGATATCGCCACCCCGCTGGATAACGGGAAGTTCAGGACCAAAGCCAGGCTGGCCAATAATCCCAAGGGTTATCAGGTGCTGCTCGACTGGCTTACCACCCACTCCGAGCCCCATGCCTGGGTCGTGATGGAAGCCACCAGCGTCTACCACCAGGGCGTTGCTGATTGCCTTCACGCTCACGGATACCGGGTGTGCATCGTCAACCCTGCGATCCTCCACCAGTACGGCAAGGATGAGCTGCGCCGGGTCAAAACCGACAAGGCCGATGCAAAGCTGATCGCCCGCTATGCGCAAGACAAGCACACCAGACTGCGCGAGTGGGTGCCGGAGCCCGCGCCACGTCGGCGCTTGCGCGCGTTGGTGCGTCGACTGGAAGATTTGCAGGAAATTCAGCAGATGGAAAGCAATCGTCTGGATGTCGCCGAAGACAAGGTCAAAGCGTCGATCGAGTCGGTGATCAGCCACGTCAAGCAACAGATCGACGAGACCAGGAAAGCGATCAAAGACAATATTGACGACGATCCTGACCTGCGCCAGAAGCGCGATCTGATCGTGACCATCGACGGGCTGGGGGATACGACCGCAGCGCTGATCCTGGCCGAACTCGGCGACCCATTGGATTACAAGGGCCCCAAATCTATCGTTGCCTTTGCGGGCCTGGACCCACGTTGTGCTAGCTCGGGAGAGTCGGTAGGCCCGACCCATATATCCAAAACCGGCTCGAAAAGGCTGCGCGCCGGGCTTTACATGCCAGGCATGGCTGGCCTAAAGCACAACGCGGTGTTGCGAGAGCTAAAGACCCGGATGCGCGCCAATGGGAAAGCCCCAAAAGAGATCATCTGTGCAGCAATGCGAAAGCTGCTGCATCTGGTCTATGGCGTGCTGAAATCGGGCAAGCCGTTCGACGCAGAAATTGCGCTTGCCCGGTGA
- a CDS encoding LuxR C-terminal-related transcriptional regulator, translating to MTDLSRLQGIANHAVTALEGRFFRPPLPEGYVPRPRLCERLSAGLSGRLLLVSAPAGFGKSSLAVEFCESLPGQWQNLWLGLSQRDSDPGRFLERLLSGLQQFFPQLGNQALGLLKMRQRHQPFAFEEWLDGLLDELAMHLMLSKPLLLVLDDYHLVQGPVLDRCLQFLLNHLPAGLIVMVTSRQRPDWHLARLRLSRQLLELSENDLRLTDDESMAVLDQHSSSLTDEALHNLLQRSEGWVAGLRFWLLAATEAGSNTLTQGVNGGEGLIRDYLLEEVIDCLPGDVQAFLYETACLERFCSPLCDAARDSHDSTEIIAFLQAHQVFLVPLDENGRWFRYHHLFSDLLRARAGNTVAPQQRRLHLNACRWFSEQGLLDEAIEQALRAGHHDVAANLVQNLSEEQLLAEQNVGMLLRWKMDLPDSLLISTPRLIVLYAWALGLACQLDAAEELGNHLSRFLPASSATAQKSMLAQWLALSGIIARGRGDSETAHRYCSEALVSLPQKRYGQRLLCLSTLANLAIADGDLWRARALNRDALELAQRVANPLFEALAHYDRARTLLARGEALRSLEEVRQGLRRLNGLSSQRIYAVRARLTLYEGYLLVQCLQFDAGRKRLDSGLVEARACRDISVLIGHCVIAGMEGREGRFAEAFAELAEAERLMHIWDVPPVYYLAMITLAKCELWLAQGRIDLADAWLLRLGQTYGGDHPAAAPECMPLMPQHIELLRAMLDQIQGRTEASVERLMGLETYAQQIGAGLLGLNATSQWLTLALDTADKTHAQTLLGRSLQNATGGAILPLLPVIRQHPDWLSEQLLKRPRCRLVDYLLNQLSPHVSKDLPCARDINETAPCPGADALSARELGVLQLIAQGCSNQEISERLFISLHTVKTHASHINSKLGVERRTQAVARAQELGLLG from the coding sequence ATGACTGATCTGTCGCGTTTGCAAGGAATCGCAAATCACGCAGTCACTGCGTTGGAAGGACGTTTCTTCCGCCCACCCCTGCCTGAAGGCTATGTGCCCAGGCCCAGGTTGTGCGAGCGGCTGAGTGCGGGGTTGTCAGGACGGCTGTTACTGGTCAGCGCGCCTGCCGGATTTGGCAAAAGTTCGCTGGCAGTGGAGTTTTGCGAGAGTCTTCCTGGTCAATGGCAAAACCTCTGGCTGGGCTTGAGCCAGCGTGACAGCGATCCCGGTCGCTTCCTTGAACGTCTTCTTTCAGGCCTTCAACAATTCTTCCCTCAATTGGGCAATCAGGCGCTGGGTCTGCTGAAAATGCGCCAGCGGCATCAGCCCTTTGCCTTTGAAGAGTGGCTCGACGGTTTGCTGGACGAACTGGCGATGCACCTGATGTTGAGCAAACCGCTGCTGCTGGTGCTCGACGACTACCACCTTGTGCAAGGCCCGGTGCTCGACCGCTGCCTGCAATTTCTGCTCAATCACCTGCCTGCGGGCCTGATCGTCATGGTCACCAGCCGACAGCGCCCGGACTGGCACCTGGCGCGGTTGCGGTTGTCCCGGCAATTGCTCGAACTCTCCGAAAATGACCTGCGGCTGACCGACGACGAATCGATGGCCGTGCTGGATCAGCACAGCAGTTCGTTGACCGATGAAGCGCTACACAACCTGCTACAGCGCAGCGAAGGGTGGGTGGCCGGTTTGCGTTTCTGGTTGCTCGCCGCGACAGAGGCGGGCAGTAACACCCTGACTCAAGGGGTGAACGGCGGCGAAGGGCTGATCCGCGATTACCTGCTCGAAGAGGTGATCGACTGCCTGCCTGGTGACGTCCAGGCCTTCCTCTATGAAACCGCCTGTCTGGAGCGCTTTTGCAGCCCCTTGTGCGACGCGGCGCGGGACAGTCACGACAGCACGGAAATCATCGCTTTCTTGCAAGCGCATCAGGTTTTTCTGGTGCCGTTGGACGAGAACGGGCGCTGGTTCCGTTATCACCACCTGTTTTCCGATCTCCTGCGCGCCCGAGCGGGCAACACTGTCGCGCCGCAACAAAGACGTCTGCATTTGAACGCCTGCCGCTGGTTCAGCGAGCAAGGCCTGCTGGACGAAGCCATCGAACAAGCGTTACGCGCGGGTCATCACGATGTCGCCGCCAATCTGGTGCAGAACCTGTCCGAAGAGCAGTTGTTGGCCGAGCAAAACGTCGGCATGTTGCTGCGTTGGAAAATGGACCTGCCTGACAGCCTGCTGATCAGCACGCCGCGCTTGATCGTCTTGTACGCGTGGGCGTTGGGCCTGGCCTGTCAGCTCGATGCTGCCGAGGAGTTGGGCAATCACCTCAGTCGCTTTCTGCCTGCATCCTCGGCCACCGCGCAGAAATCCATGCTGGCGCAGTGGCTGGCGCTCAGCGGCATCATCGCCCGGGGCCGTGGCGACAGCGAAACTGCGCACCGCTATTGCAGCGAGGCGCTCGTGAGCCTTCCTCAAAAGCGCTATGGCCAGCGGCTGTTGTGCCTGTCCACCCTGGCCAATCTCGCCATTGCCGACGGAGACTTATGGCGCGCACGGGCATTGAACCGCGATGCGCTGGAACTGGCGCAACGCGTCGCCAATCCCCTCTTCGAGGCGCTGGCCCACTACGACCGGGCGCGCACGCTCTTGGCCAGGGGGGAAGCATTACGTTCTCTGGAAGAGGTGCGTCAGGGATTGCGTCGCTTGAACGGTTTGTCCTCGCAGCGGATTTACGCGGTTCGTGCGCGGCTGACGCTGTATGAAGGCTACTTGCTCGTTCAATGCCTGCAGTTCGACGCCGGGCGCAAACGACTGGATAGCGGACTGGTCGAAGCGCGCGCGTGCCGGGACATCAGCGTGCTGATCGGTCATTGCGTGATCGCCGGGATGGAGGGCCGGGAAGGGCGGTTCGCCGAAGCCTTCGCGGAACTGGCCGAAGCCGAGCGGCTGATGCACATCTGGGACGTACCGCCCGTATATTACCTGGCGATGATCACGCTGGCGAAATGCGAGCTGTGGCTGGCGCAGGGAAGAATCGACCTTGCCGACGCCTGGCTTTTGCGTCTGGGGCAAACCTATGGCGGTGACCATCCCGCCGCCGCGCCGGAATGCATGCCGCTCATGCCGCAACACATCGAATTGCTGCGTGCCATGCTGGATCAGATACAAGGCCGCACGGAGGCATCCGTCGAACGTCTGATGGGCCTGGAAACTTATGCGCAACAGATCGGCGCCGGTCTACTCGGCCTGAATGCAACGAGCCAGTGGCTCACCCTGGCGCTCGACACCGCAGACAAAACCCATGCCCAAACGCTGCTCGGCCGCAGTCTCCAAAACGCCACCGGTGGCGCGATCCTGCCCCTGCTCCCCGTCATTCGCCAACACCCGGACTGGCTGAGCGAGCAATTGCTGAAACGCCCCCGTTGCCGACTCGTCGATTACCTGCTCAATCAACTGTCGCCCCATGTCAGCAAAGACCTGCCCTGCGCGCGGGACATCAACGAAACCGCCCCATGCCCCGGCGCCGACGCGCTCAGCGCCCGCGAGCTCGGAGTGCTTCAGCTGATCGCTCAGGGCTGTTCCAATCAGGAAATCAGCGAACGGCTGTTCATCTCGCTGCACACGGTCAAAACCCACGCCAGCCACATCAACAGCAAGCTGGGCGTGGAGCGTAGAACCCAAGCCGTGGCGCGAGCGCAGGAGCTGGGACTGTTGGGTTGA
- a CDS encoding HipA domain-containing protein: MHLTLQLYAAGEWQDVMGLEFEKPEQGQASPCSFAYNQPYLLDHLDALGATTAQSVSAKIPVTWDLHRTSTVPAFLLDILPAGAARRFLLARLTMPKGANEAADLVLLQRCTPAPIGHLRIKESVEALAQGHSIGFDRNEVIARDSRFLEYAYEQGAAVGGATGAGGEAPKLLLAEDAQGRMHPDATLLDRDVRQHWFVKFSRNKGNETDRTILKSEFCYYQALEQLGFNVVSCDGMSLEEARKPSLWMKRFDRGVDGQAVVRLAVESVYSLADITRPGSYMSHVQALTALADAWTANGQQDEIPHLVAEYLRRDLINQVLGNSDNHGRNTAILRDPHRLTLAPIYDLAPMVMDEEGVTRTTKWPEPIERAGEVDWLGACRSLSQWVDPDQLFEGLKLDARKLIALPDVLSDVGLPQQTFRHPRITLSRLERTFISWGLM; encoded by the coding sequence ATGCATCTGACCCTACAACTTTACGCCGCTGGCGAGTGGCAGGACGTTATGGGTCTGGAGTTCGAGAAGCCAGAGCAGGGTCAAGCCAGCCCTTGTAGCTTTGCTTATAACCAACCCTATTTGCTCGACCATCTCGACGCATTGGGGGCAACCACTGCACAGTCGGTCAGCGCCAAAATTCCGGTAACCTGGGATCTTCACCGAACCTCCACTGTCCCGGCGTTCCTGCTCGATATCTTGCCCGCTGGTGCGGCACGGCGTTTTTTGTTGGCGCGACTTACGATGCCCAAGGGCGCAAACGAAGCCGCGGATCTGGTGCTGTTGCAACGGTGCACGCCAGCGCCGATCGGGCACCTCAGGATCAAAGAGTCGGTCGAAGCGCTCGCGCAGGGACACAGCATTGGGTTTGACAGGAACGAGGTCATCGCCCGCGACAGCCGGTTTCTCGAATACGCCTATGAACAGGGTGCTGCAGTAGGTGGGGCAACGGGGGCGGGTGGTGAAGCGCCCAAGCTGTTGTTGGCCGAGGATGCTCAAGGAAGGATGCACCCGGATGCAACTCTGCTGGATCGGGATGTACGCCAGCATTGGTTCGTGAAGTTCTCCCGGAACAAGGGTAACGAGACGGATCGCACGATTCTCAAGAGTGAGTTCTGCTATTACCAGGCGCTGGAGCAGCTTGGCTTCAATGTTGTGTCCTGTGATGGCATGAGTCTGGAGGAGGCGCGAAAACCCAGCCTGTGGATGAAGCGTTTTGACCGCGGGGTGGACGGGCAAGCTGTTGTTCGGCTGGCGGTCGAGTCGGTTTATTCGTTGGCAGACATCACACGACCCGGCAGCTACATGTCTCATGTTCAGGCGCTGACCGCGCTCGCCGATGCCTGGACAGCCAACGGTCAGCAGGACGAGATTCCTCACTTGGTGGCTGAATACCTGCGTCGCGATCTGATCAATCAGGTGTTGGGAAACAGTGACAATCATGGGCGCAACACGGCCATTCTGCGAGATCCGCACAGGCTGACGCTCGCCCCTATCTACGATTTGGCGCCCATGGTCATGGATGAAGAAGGTGTGACGCGCACAACCAAATGGCCCGAACCCATCGAAAGGGCGGGCGAGGTCGACTGGCTCGGCGCCTGTCGATCATTGTCGCAGTGGGTAGATCCCGATCAGCTTTTCGAAGGACTCAAACTCGACGCGCGCAAACTTATCGCGCTCCCCGATGTTCTCAGCGACGTTGGCCTGCCTCAGCAAACGTTCAGGCATCCGAGGATTACCCTCTCTCGGCTTGAGCGCACGTTCATTTCATGGGGGCTTATGTGA
- a CDS encoding helix-turn-helix transcriptional regulator: MGAYVKDEIRQRGILLDELRDQLTAGTISIGGAVKRLRTDVTGLRQEQFAAMCKISLRTLRQIEQDDGNPTFQTLNAVFRPFGMQVGIVPLRRG; the protein is encoded by the coding sequence ATGGGGGCTTATGTGAAGGACGAAATACGTCAGCGCGGCATCCTTCTGGATGAACTTCGCGATCAATTGACGGCGGGCACTATCAGCATCGGAGGTGCTGTAAAGCGCTTGCGCACGGATGTGACGGGGCTGCGCCAGGAGCAATTCGCCGCGATGTGCAAAATATCCCTGCGTACGCTGCGCCAGATTGAACAGGATGATGGAAACCCTACGTTTCAGACACTCAACGCCGTGTTCAGGCCTTTCGGTATGCAGGTAGGCATCGTCCCGCTGCGGCGCGGTTGA
- a CDS encoding HD-GYP domain-containing protein, which yields MLRKIAVSDLTLGMYIHEFCRPRVHDPFWTLHVERELRDEAVLQRIQKSTREVWIDTRRGKIPDEHTPILAVASTHVPAPDTTASSIEKELARAKMICGRAKDAVMTMFTDARMGRAMNAEDVDLLVEEISTSIMRHPHALISLSRLKTSDEYTYMHSVAVCALMVALARQMNLSEDQVRDAGVAGLMHDVGKMMISPAILNKPDRLTFDEYEAMKHHPQAGLEILQNCQQVTNAVRDVCLHHHEKVDGSGYPHGLKGEEISIFAKMGAICDVYDAVTSNRPYKRGWDAAQSIREMASWKGHFDEKIFQHFVKTVGIYPVGALVRLKSERLGVVIEQGEKSLLHPKVKVFMYTRTRITFEPEIVNLGDPRAQDGIVKFELAEDWGLGDVDAMWAGDAAP from the coding sequence ATGCTAAGAAAAATCGCGGTCTCCGACCTGACGCTGGGTATGTACATCCATGAGTTTTGCCGCCCTCGTGTTCACGATCCATTCTGGACCTTGCACGTAGAACGCGAACTGCGCGACGAAGCCGTGCTGCAGCGCATTCAGAAATCGACGCGCGAGGTGTGGATTGACACCCGGCGCGGCAAGATCCCCGATGAGCACACGCCGATTCTGGCTGTCGCCTCGACCCACGTTCCCGCGCCTGACACCACCGCGAGTTCTATAGAGAAAGAGCTGGCGCGCGCCAAGATGATTTGCGGCCGAGCCAAAGATGCGGTGATGACCATGTTCACCGACGCCCGGATGGGCCGCGCGATGAACGCCGAAGACGTCGATTTGCTGGTCGAAGAAATCTCGACGTCGATCATGCGCCACCCTCACGCGCTGATCAGTCTTTCGCGTTTGAAAACGTCTGACGAATACACCTACATGCACTCGGTGGCGGTCTGTGCGCTGATGGTGGCGCTCGCCCGTCAAATGAATCTGAGCGAAGACCAGGTCCGCGATGCGGGCGTTGCGGGCTTGATGCATGACGTCGGCAAGATGATGATTTCCCCCGCCATTCTCAACAAACCCGACCGCCTGACCTTCGATGAATACGAAGCGATGAAGCATCACCCGCAGGCCGGGCTGGAAATCCTGCAAAACTGCCAGCAGGTCACCAACGCGGTGCGCGACGTGTGCCTGCACCACCATGAAAAGGTCGATGGCAGTGGCTACCCCCACGGCCTCAAAGGTGAAGAGATCAGCATCTTCGCCAAAATGGGCGCGATCTGTGACGTCTACGATGCGGTCACTTCAAACCGGCCTTACAAGCGAGGGTGGGATGCGGCGCAGTCCATCCGCGAAATGGCGTCGTGGAAAGGCCACTTTGACGAGAAAATCTTCCAGCACTTCGTCAAGACCGTCGGCATCTACCCCGTCGGCGCACTGGTGCGCCTGAAAAGCGAACGGCTGGGCGTGGTGATAGAGCAAGGCGAAAAATCGCTGCTGCACCCGAAAGTGAAGGTGTTCATGTACACCCGCACGCGCATCACCTTCGAGCCGGAAATCGTCAATCTGGGCGATCCCCGTGCACAGGACGGCATCGTCAAATTCGAATTGGCAGAAGACTGGGGCCTGGGGGATGTGGACGCGATGTGGGCGGGTGATGCGGCGCCGTGA